One Mycobacterium marseillense DNA window includes the following coding sequences:
- a CDS encoding murein biosynthesis integral membrane protein MurJ yields MQGSPPTGPLPPVPAGIDRRRPELSDAALVSRSWAMAFATLISRLTGFARVVLLAAILGAALSSAFSVANQLPNLVAALVLEATFTAIFVPVLARAEQGDPDGGAAFVRRLVTLTTALLIFATVVSVVAAPLLVRLMLGRAPQVNEPLTVAFAYLLLPQVLAYGLTSVFMAILNTRNVFGPTAWAPVVNNVVALATLAIYAAVPGELSVDPVRMGNAKLLVLAIGTTLGVFVQTGVLLVALRRQRVDLRPLWGIDERLKRFGAMAAAMVLYVLISQLGLVVGNQIASTAAASGPAIYNYTWMVLMLPFGMIGVTVLTVVMPRLSRNAAANDTKAVLADLSLATRLTLITLIPIVAFMTVGGPAMGSALFAYGHFGNVDAGYLGAAIALSAFTLIPYGLVLLQLRVFYAREQPWTPIVIILVITAVKILGSVLAPHLTDDPKLVAGFLGMANGVGFLAGAVIGYVLLRRTLLPAGGQLIGIGEVRTILVTLTASMLAGLIAHVADRLFGLDRLTDHGGAGSLLRLFVLGLIMLPITAAVMLRAQVPEARAALDALRFRITGRGPRPRRPKAADRSSHRRPVTYPEQRNSSPPGVNAVQEPIRRRPPERANRARLAKGPEVTDRPMESPASSAGPGTGSGTSRPVADDFQPDIPADEPQRSTPRPPEPANGDLAGESRRGPASFDAPRERAADTSGDDVHLVPGARIAGGRYRLLVFHGGAPPLQFWQALDTALDRQVALTFVDPDGALPDEVLQEILSRTLRLSRIDKPGIARVLDVVHTGSGGLVVSEWIRGGSLQEVADTAPSPVGAVRAMQSLAAAADAAHRAGVALSIDHPSRVRVSIEGDVVLAYPATMPDANPQDDIRGIGAALYALLVNRWPLRESGVRSGLAPAERDSSGNPVEPMAVDRDIPFQISAVAVRAVQEDGGIRSASTLLNLLQQATAVADRTEVLGPIDDSPSPSTALISPGQEQANFARRRRNVLIGAGAGLAVIVVALLVLASVVSKIFGNVGGGLNKDELGLNGPSSSASSSAATTSAAAAGSVVKPTRASVYSPDGEVDNPGTAGQAIDGDPSTAWATEVYTDAVPFPTFKQGEGLILQLPSPTVVGQVTIDTPSSGTKVEIRAASSSAPASLNDTKLLAQAFTLKPGHNVIPVRAGSPTSNLLVWISTLGTTSGKSQAGFFEITVQAAS; encoded by the coding sequence ATGCAGGGCTCGCCGCCGACGGGACCGCTGCCGCCCGTGCCCGCCGGCATCGATCGTCGACGCCCGGAACTGTCGGACGCTGCGCTGGTGTCGCGGTCCTGGGCGATGGCCTTCGCGACACTGATCAGCCGGCTCACCGGCTTCGCCCGGGTGGTGCTGCTCGCCGCGATCCTGGGCGCCGCGTTGTCGAGCGCGTTCTCGGTGGCCAATCAGCTGCCCAACCTGGTGGCGGCCCTCGTCCTGGAGGCGACGTTCACCGCGATCTTCGTGCCCGTGCTGGCGCGGGCCGAGCAGGGCGACCCCGACGGCGGCGCCGCGTTCGTGCGGCGCCTGGTCACGCTGACGACGGCGCTGCTGATCTTCGCCACCGTGGTCTCGGTCGTCGCCGCGCCGCTGCTGGTGCGGCTGATGCTCGGCCGCGCCCCGCAAGTCAACGAACCGCTGACCGTCGCCTTCGCCTACCTGCTTCTCCCCCAGGTCCTCGCCTACGGCCTCACCTCGGTGTTCATGGCGATCCTCAACACCCGCAACGTGTTTGGGCCGACCGCGTGGGCGCCCGTTGTCAACAACGTCGTCGCGCTGGCCACCCTGGCGATCTATGCGGCGGTCCCCGGCGAGCTCTCGGTCGATCCCGTCCGGATGGGCAACGCCAAGCTGCTGGTGCTCGCCATCGGCACCACGCTCGGCGTCTTCGTGCAGACCGGGGTGCTGCTGGTCGCGCTGCGCCGGCAACGTGTCGACCTGCGCCCGCTGTGGGGTATCGACGAACGCCTCAAACGGTTCGGCGCCATGGCCGCCGCCATGGTGCTCTACGTGCTGATCAGCCAGCTCGGGCTGGTGGTGGGCAACCAGATCGCCAGCACCGCGGCGGCCTCCGGGCCCGCGATCTACAACTACACGTGGATGGTCCTGATGCTGCCGTTCGGCATGATCGGGGTGACGGTGCTGACGGTGGTGATGCCGCGGCTGAGCCGCAACGCGGCTGCTAACGACACCAAGGCCGTGCTCGCCGATCTGTCGCTCGCCACCCGGCTGACGTTGATCACGCTGATCCCGATCGTGGCCTTCATGACCGTCGGCGGTCCGGCGATGGGCAGCGCACTGTTCGCCTACGGTCATTTCGGAAACGTCGACGCCGGATACCTCGGCGCCGCGATCGCGCTCTCGGCGTTCACCCTCATCCCCTACGGCCTGGTCCTCTTGCAGCTGCGGGTGTTCTACGCGCGCGAACAGCCCTGGACGCCGATCGTGATCATCCTCGTCATCACCGCGGTCAAGATCCTCGGCTCGGTGCTGGCGCCCCACCTCACCGACGACCCCAAGCTGGTCGCCGGCTTCTTGGGGATGGCCAACGGCGTCGGTTTTCTCGCCGGCGCTGTCATCGGCTACGTGTTGCTGCGACGCACGCTGTTGCCCGCGGGCGGCCAGCTGATCGGAATCGGCGAGGTGCGCACGATCCTGGTGACGCTCACCGCATCGATGTTGGCCGGCCTGATCGCGCACGTCGCGGACCGGTTGTTCGGGCTGGACCGGCTGACCGACCACGGCGGCGCCGGCTCCCTCCTTCGCCTGTTCGTGCTGGGGCTCATCATGCTGCCGATCACGGCCGCGGTCATGCTCCGCGCGCAGGTTCCCGAAGCCCGGGCCGCTCTGGACGCCCTGCGGTTCCGCATCACCGGCCGGGGGCCGCGGCCCCGCAGGCCGAAGGCGGCGGATCGATCGTCTCACCGGCGCCCGGTCACGTACCCTGAGCAGAGGAATTCGTCCCCGCCTGGGGTCAATGCGGTCCAGGAGCCGATCCGGCGCAGGCCTCCGGAGCGGGCAAACCGAGCCCGGCTAGCGAAAGGACCGGAGGTGACCGACCGCCCGATGGAGAGCCCCGCTTCCAGCGCCGGGCCCGGCACAGGGTCAGGGACTTCGCGGCCGGTCGCCGACGACTTCCAGCCCGACATTCCCGCCGACGAGCCGCAACGGTCGACGCCGCGCCCGCCCGAACCGGCCAACGGCGACCTCGCCGGCGAATCCCGGCGCGGGCCGGCCTCCTTCGATGCGCCCCGCGAGCGCGCCGCGGACACGTCCGGCGACGACGTCCACCTGGTGCCCGGCGCCCGGATCGCCGGCGGCCGGTATCGATTGCTGGTGTTCCACGGCGGCGCCCCGCCACTGCAGTTCTGGCAGGCGCTGGACACCGCGCTGGACCGGCAGGTGGCACTGACCTTCGTCGACCCGGACGGCGCCCTGCCCGACGAGGTGCTGCAGGAGATCCTGTCCCGCACGCTGCGGCTCAGCCGCATCGACAAACCCGGCATCGCCCGCGTCCTCGACGTGGTGCACACCGGCTCCGGCGGTCTGGTGGTCTCCGAGTGGATCCGCGGTGGTTCGTTGCAGGAGGTCGCCGACACCGCACCGTCACCGGTGGGCGCCGTGCGCGCCATGCAGTCGCTGGCCGCCGCCGCCGACGCGGCCCACCGCGCCGGCGTCGCGCTGTCGATCGATCACCCCAGCCGGGTGCGGGTCAGCATCGAGGGTGACGTCGTGTTGGCCTACCCGGCGACCATGCCCGACGCCAACCCCCAAGACGACATCCGCGGCATCGGGGCCGCGCTGTATGCCCTGCTGGTCAACCGGTGGCCCTTGCGGGAGAGCGGGGTGCGCAGCGGGCTGGCGCCCGCCGAACGCGACTCGTCGGGCAATCCCGTCGAACCGATGGCCGTCGACCGCGACATCCCGTTCCAGATCTCCGCGGTCGCCGTCCGGGCGGTCCAGGAGGACGGCGGAATACGCAGCGCCTCAACGCTTTTGAACCTGCTTCAGCAGGCCACCGCGGTCGCTGACCGCACCGAGGTGCTCGGCCCGATCGACGATTCCCCCTCGCCGTCGACCGCGCTCATCTCGCCCGGCCAGGAGCAGGCGAATTTTGCGCGCCGGCGGCGCAACGTGCTCATCGGCGCGGGCGCCGGCCTGGCCGTGATCGTGGTCGCCTTGCTGGTGCTGGCGTCGGTGGTGAGCAAGATCTTCGGCAACGTCGGCGGCGGCCTCAACAAGGACGAACTCGGACTCAACGGCCCCTCGTCGTCCGCCTCGTCGTCGGCGGCCACCACGTCCGCCGCCGCGGCCGGCAGCGTCGTCAAACCCACCAGGGCAAGCGTCTACTCCCCGGACGGCGAGGTCGATAACCCGGGCACGGCCGGACAGGCGATCGACGGCGACCCCTCCACCGCCTGGGCGACCGAGGTCTACACCGACGCCGTCCCCTTCCCCACTTTCAAACAGGGTGAGGGCCTGATCCTGCAATTGCCCAGCCCCACCGTCGTCGGGCAGGTCACCATCGACACGCCCAGCTCCGGGACCAAGGTCGAGATCCGCGCGGCCTCCTCCTCGGCGCCCGCCTCCCTCAACGACACCAAGCTGCTGGCTCAGGCCTTCACGCTCAAGCCCGGCCACAACGTGATCCCGGTCCGAGCGGGTTCGCCGACATCGAATCTGCTGGTGTGGATTTCGACGCTGGGAACCACGAGCGGCAAGAGCCAAGCCGGCTTTTTCGAGATCACGGTCCAGGCCGCGTCCTGA